The stretch of DNA TAGATCAGAGTGTCATGAAATTCATATTTAACTGTGGCATATAAATTGCAAGAacttgggtgaggacacaggtCACTGGAAAATGtgatacttttttgtttgtttgttttcgagacagagtctaactttgtcgcctaggctggagtacagtggtgtgattttagctcactgcaacctccacctcccgggttcaagtggttctcctgcctcagcctcccgagtagctgggattacaggcatgtgccaccatggtcagctaatttttgtatttttagtagagatggggtttcaccatgttggtcaggctggtcttgaactcctgacctcaggtgatccaccctcctcgcctcccagagtgctgagattacaggcatgagcaaccacgcctAGCCAATGTGATACTTTTTAAGAAACATATAGGAAATTAATTTCCTTTGCCTTTGTTCTCTTATCTTTCCCAGATAAGTTTAATCATTCTATTAGAGCCAAAGAGTAGGCTCTTTTACTTGGAGATCTAGCAATCAAATCTAGCTAGTAGTCTTTTTACCCCCAGGATTGTGTATGTATGAAGGAATAAAATGTAGTTAGTGttacttgtgtttttttcttttttttttttaagtgattaagTAAATACATTGATTAACTCAGTTTGACACCCTTTCTCATGGtgattacagttttctttttttccgtaGGAGATACCAAGACCCCTAGTAGATCCCTAAAACTGTGATATTTCTGAACCCttccatatgcatttttttttcctgtacatacataatctatgataaagtttaatttataaattgggCCAGTAAGAGAATAACAACAGTAACtaattagaaaaaagaacaattataaaaatatactgtCATGGAAATTATGTGAATGtagtctctctctcaaaatatcttaatatttttggaccgCAGTTGACCATAGCTAACTGAAATTGCTGAAACTGCAGATAAAGGGGGACTGCtgtactcattttatttttatttctagggtAAAAATCATGGTAAGAAACTCCGAAATTACTATGCAGCAAATAGCTGTCCTCCTCCTGCTAGAATGAGCAATATGGTCGAGCCTGCTGCTACTCCAGTTGTTCCAGTCCCTCCGCAGGTGAGACACATATGTCAGGGTGAAGCAGCATTAGGGTGGAAGCTGTAGTATGCACAAATGATTATGGATGACATTTGTCGTCCATGTGTCCATCAGGGTACAGTTGGGAAAATAATCCTGAAAGATGCTGCTTGGTACTTTTAACTCCTTGAACTACAGTGCTGGattgttacatgattctttatacatttcttaaaattctgggctaaatgggccgggtgcggtggctcatgcctgtaatcccagcactttgggaggccgagatgggcgaatcacgaggtcaagagatcaagaccatcctggctaacatggtgaaatcccgtctctattaaaaatacagacaattagccaggcgtggtggcgggcacctatagtcccagctactcaggaggctgaggcaggaaaatggcgtNNNNNNNNNNNNNNNNNNNNNNNNNNNNNNNNNNNNNNNNNNNNNNNNNNNNNNNNNNNNNNNNNNNNNNNNNNNNNNNNNNNNNNNNNNNNNNNNNNNNaaaaaaaaaaaaaaaaaaaaaaaaaatctgggctaAATGATCCTGAATGTCTAGGCTAACCCCAAAATGAAGAGATTTTCAAACATGTGTACCTTTATTGCAGTTCATCtcatttatttcagattttgtCTTTCAGTTGCAAAATTAGTTTTTTGAGATTGCTTATTACTTACCTCTATGCAGAGAGCCTGTATAAACATGTTTTGGCCCTTGCTATTATGAAACAGACTTGAAAACCAAGTTCTTTTGCTCTTAGGAAGATAGAACAGGTGATTTACGCAAGATATTCCTGTACCTTAATTGTCTCTGAAACATAGAGTCTACTCCTTAATCTGTCTTTGAAGTGTTATATATCTGTAAAACAATACAGTGgtcataaataataatagttataattGAGTACATAtcgtgccagacactgtgctgagaATGTTTCATACGTTGTTTCATTCAGGGCTGGGACTACGGTGAGGTGACGGATGCACTAAACTTGGGCATAAAATTTAAGAAGGAGCCaaaaaactcagtaatcaagatagatatttaatgtaacattttagaaatataaaactgATGTAAAATAGTAGTgaacaaaacattaaaatcttAAGTATTACTGATTTTCCTTTTGTCCCAGGCTGCAATATGACTTGGTGTGGCTCTGTTACTGATTCTGAATGtaaaattttggtattttattaatcattaattttttttgcattaaatttaattttttaagccaggtgtggtggcgcatgcctgtagtctcagctacttgggaggctgaggcacaagaatcacttgaacccggggagtggaggttgcagtgagccaagattgtgccactgcattccagtctgggcgacagagtgagactgtctcaaaaaaataaaaagaaaatttaatttaaaaaatactccatTAAAGTATTATTTGTCTTAATTACTGAGTTTTTTTGATGCTCTGTTAAATTCTGAGTCCAAGACAAGTGTCTCACTTGCTTCATTTTAGTCCCAGGTCCTGACCTCATTTAATGCTTTCAACAACTTAGAGGTATTGGCCATATTACTCAAATTGGTGTCCATGGGCCGGTAGTATCAGCCTCACTGGAAGTTTATTAGAAGCTTAGATGAGCTAAGTAACTTTCCATGGTGTTACATGTTTTGTAAAGTGGTGGAacaagaatttctttctttttttttttttgttttttgagatgaagttttgctcttgttgcccagactggagtgcaatggcgcgatcttggctcactgcaacctccgcctcctgggttcaagcgattctccttcctcaacctcccgagtagctgggattccaggtgcccaccaccacacccaccacacccagctaatttttgttatttttagtagaggcagggtttcgtcatgttggccaggctggtcttgaactcctgacctcaggtgatccacctacctcggcctcccaaagtgctgggactacaggcatgagccaccgcgcctggcccaagaaTTTCTTTTGATCTTAGACCTTTACTCCTAACTAGCTtgtatcattttacttttctgagtGTTAGTTTTTAGTACTTAAAAGTGTGAGTAGCAATTCTGGCTGTTCCTCCTTCTCATGGATTTGTGGGGAAAACGAGATATATAAAAAACCAAATCAGAGAACAAGAAGATACCCAGAGAGATCTTCAAGCTGCATAGTTTTCCTGTCACTGGTTTCTGAAGGCTGCTCTGGAATTGAATAGCTGCCCCCCGCTGTGGGGGCTGTTTTCAGTGGGCTCCACCCTCCTGGGCAGGCAGCCTAAGCCTTTCTTCATAGCATACCCCAGAAAAATCTTCCCTTCCAAGTGAAATGATGCTATTTTCTGCAACTGTTCATGATATATATGGTTTCCAGATCTTTATCGTGTACTATATTATTCTCTTTTGGCCAAAACCTagtatgtcattttttttttgttaacctAATATTTGCTGAGTGCCTACTACCTTCTGGGCCCTCTGTTAGGCTCTCTGTTTAACATGTTATTCCTCAACCTGAATACAGTTGTCTGGATTTGCtactcatttttagttttttttcctgattatatcTGTAGCTTGTTTGTAGACTCTTTGAGGACAggggctctttttaaaaaaatatatgactatatatCCCTTCTGGACTAGACAGCAACCCTAAAAAACAGTTAAAAGTCAGTAAATGCTTATTGATGGATTCTGCATAGACTTTACTCTTTCCCATAATGTGGTTTTAGGCCGTACCTATTTACCCATGACTTACTGTCCTAAATCTAAGgttttaaaactcttttaaaaaatgtcttcagtGGTGACAGCAATGAGCCATTCACTAATTTGGTACCTGAGTGATTATAATGCAAAACCATGATTAAGTATCTCCCAgcctttttgttttcctggaatGAGTTGTTTTCCTGATGAAGCTTAACGCTTGTGGTCATGCCATATCCTTTGGTTGTTTTTCAGCTCTTAGAAAGACGtttgaggagaaggaggaagctccatatttttttaaccttgtttctttttgtgtctttgaTGTCAGATGGGCTCCTTTAAGCCAGGAGGCCGAGTGATCCTGGCCACAGAGAATGATTACTGTAAGCTCTGTGATGCCTCCTTCAGTTCCCCGGCTGTGGCTCAGGCTCACTATCAAGGGAAGAATCATGCCAAGAGGCTGCGGCTGGCGGAAGCTCAGAGTAACTCATTCTTGTAGGTATTGCCATTTTCTCTGAGGCCAAAGTGTTATGTGAGATTgactgtctttaaagaaaaagagtagAAAGGGATTCTTGTTTAGAAGACTCActcttttttaaacttcttttctccAGGGAATCCTCAGAGCTGGGTCAACGGCGGGCCAGGAAAGAAGGGAATGAGTTTAAGATGATGCCTAACAGGAGAAATATGTATACAGTACAGAATAATTCAGGTATCTTGTCTGTTTCCACATACCTTGGCAACATTCTGTACATAgtctcctttgtttttgtttcttttaatgatAATAGATAGCCCTGAGAATTTGGAGTTAGTCTGTGTTTTATTGAATTAGTCTAGGCTGGTGTGTATTTCAGGTCTCgtttatttactttattcttgtaaatactaaatatattatttattttggttttacacCATAGTCTATGTTTTAGGATCTCTTAACATTGTCcctttatgtttgtttatatttgcCAGCTGAGAAATATAAAAGGCATGATAAAAATGGGCTACTTGGTTTAAAGTTgtaccatgttaaaaaaaaaaaaaaagattctaaagcAGTGGTTTTTAACCAGGCTAGTGAAACAGAATTACCCGAGGAGTCTTTACAAAATGCCTGAACCATGACTTAGAGATTTTCAACGAGTAAATTTGGAGTGGGACCCAGACATATGCGTGTTTTGAAAATGCTTACTTGATGCTTCTGATATACACATTTAGTTCACAAACACTGATTTGTAGGAATAAATTCTGCATTTTCTGATTGTCTTCAGTAGGGAGAGTGGGCAGTAGGGAGAGTGGgctgcctcaccctcccctctacttcagcctctgattCATGCACATGCCCGCAGAGGTCATTTACTTGAacagtgaaagaaagagaaaacagagctaACTGAAAAACCAGAGAGGCCTACTATAAAAAGGACATATAGCAAACACAATTCAGGTCAGGCgccagtggctcatacctgtaatcgcagcactttgggaggctgaggtaggtggatcacctgaggtcaggagttcgagatcagcctggccaacatggtgaaaccctgtgtctactggaagtacaaaagtagctgggcatggtggcatgcgcctgcaatctcagttatttgggaggctgaggcaggagaatcgcttgaacctgggaggtggaggctacagtgaactgagattgtaccactgcactcagtctgggtgacagagcaagattctgtctcaaaaaaaaaaaaaaaaagaaaagaaaaaaagaaaagcacaatttATTATGATTAATAAAAGTCTAAACATGTATTAGTAAttgtaataaaagtaaaattgccAAAGtccaaaaaatgttaaattggaTGAAAGAAATCCATCTGAAATAAAAGAAGCTGGGATAGCtgtattaatatcagaaaaataaattttaggatagATTATGTTCTCTGACAATGCAATGAATACAATGAAATGAGatgtcaacaacaaaaatagaaaagcaaacacaATTTACATTTGTTTGGGAATTTaaaaacacttctaaataactcatGGTTCAAAGAAACAGTTatactggaaattaaaaattcttacaatgaaacagtaatgaaaatatattaacacTTGTaggatgcagtgaaagcagtATTTTGAGAAAAGCATTACATAGATATTATTATAGTGGAAGTGAAAAGCAGAAAGTTAATGAACTCTAAGGGTCCAGCGTATGAGGTCAGTAAtgtagaaagaggaaaatgaaatgatcAATAATGTCACCAATGCTTTTGCAGATTTCATTCTAGTCTCGTCATATATATGacttctttaaaatagaaatgggaTCCTAGTTTGGGATATTCATAGTTTACTTAATAGCATAAGAGTTTTCTATAGCATTATTATATTTAGCAACTGCATAGTTTTCCATTGCATTcattaccatattttctttaatccTATTTTTGAATTTCTCCTTCCCCCTAAATTTTTGCTTGTATAATCATTGCTGAGGTAAACATATTGCTATTAAATCTCAGTGtgaaaattcttaatattttcttaggataatTCTTACAAGTAGAATTTTTGGATTAAAGGGGTAGCATAAGCATAAGACTTCTGATATAATGCTTggaaattaaagtattttaaaaagtgtattcaCTTTTTTAGAGACACAGCCATTTGGAATTTGGGTTTGACTCTATAGCAATTTTTCTGACAATAGTTGGAggaatcattttatctttttagatCAAACCTGTGTaagattgtaattttaaaaatccattaactTCACATTCACTGAAGGCTAAGATTCTGTGAATTTTGTAATTTGAACTTAGAATTACAAATTATAGTGATAATTGGTCAGGTTGTCATTCacttaatgaatattttgaatatattattttcatctcttGCTTTAGCAGGTCCTTACTTCAATCCCCGCTCTCGGCAGAGAATTCCACGTGATCTGGCCATGTGTGTTACTCCAAGTGGCCAGTTTTACTGTTCAATGTGTAATGTTGGGGCTGGCGAAGAGATGGAATTCCGGCAGCATTTAGAGAGCAAGCAACATAAGAGCAAGGTGTCGGAACAGCGGTACAGGAATGAGATGGAAAATCTGGGATATGTATAGTGATTATCACATTAAGATAGAGCAGCTCGTCCTGCCTGTTGTTTGCCTTTTGTCAACTTGCCCTGCTTTGTGGTCCTTTTGATATGAGTACATTCCTCTGCTTAATGTTAATACATGTAACCCACGGTGGTACCATGAGATGTCAAAACCTGGGGGtccgggggcggggtggggggaggcgGGTGTGGAGAACGTGCTTCTCTTAGGTCATAACGCTTTTGCAGGGTCAGTTGTGTTGAGCTGCTCATAGCATGTGACCTACCTACCCCATCAGAAATAACTTGGCCAAGTTCTGATCAACTGGTAGCCTGACTGCTTAGAATTTGACtatttaaaagtttcattttcttttgcaattttaGTTTTGTGTACTGTTAAAGAATTGTATTGAATTCTTTTTAGATCACAGTAAAAATAGGTTGGCAGAGATTTCCATTTCCCAGGGCTTAACCAGAACGACCACCTCAATGCATTGTCAGTAGAATACATTATTAGACACTGTTAAGGTCTTTCCTGGgacattttttttctgccattttcttttgcaattgTAGTTTTATATACTGTTAAAGAATTGTATTGAATTCTTTTTAGATCAAAGTAAAAATAGGTCAGCAGAGATTTCAGTTTCCCAGGGCTTAACCAGAACCGCCACCTCAATGCATTGTTAGTAGGATACATTATTATAAACTGTTAGGGTCTTTCCCAGGACATTTTTTTTCCGTATCATGTCTCCCTCCCCATCATTGAAATGCAAGTTTTGTTGAATTCAAATACTCCCACTGAGCTTGTATACGTCCGAACAGCTACACTTGATTTCCAGTTGTGGATTTCATACATGTAATTGctgccttcttccctcctcttttttcccccctcattGAATCAGCTTGTCTAACAAGCTCATTTTCATGCCCCAGCTGTGCTGTGGGTTTTCCAAACCTCGTATTTGAATATTCAATGAGTTTAAGATggatatgatttaaaaaaatacattttccagcGGATTTTAGGAGACAAGGTATGTTTGATTTTTCGATTTTAGAGTTACTTCTTCATTGATAGTAACATGCGCTTATATCATGATCTAAACCATAAGTTCAGATTGCTCGACATTTTGTTTTGCCAGACTTTCTTTTTTGGTAATCTGATTCTTACGCTTTACTtacattttcctttgtcttgtcagTCTGTTGGCCGTCCTGAAAAATATCACCACCTGCTGTTTCATATACAgagaggaattttttaaaaagcaaataaagtttCACTGTCTTCGTTTCCAGTAGAAATATATACGAACTATGGTTTTATTCTTTGTAATTCAGCTTTCTTGAAGATACTAACAAGTATATGAGAGATCACTTTGACATCTGATAATTAtatcagtattattattttcattttttttcattttaaaaaagaagcctTATTAACCCAGGGGGGGGGGggtgcagggagccaagatcgtgccactgcactctagcccgggcgacagagcaaaaacccccctaaaaaaaaaaaaaaaaaaaagctgtaatgtGTATCTAGATTAACTAATGGAGTGCTCTGTGAATATTCATTAACTACATTTTATctatttactgtattttatatGGGTAAGACTAGTGGTCACCCATATTTCTTTTGAAAGGCCTCTTGATCAGGAAGTTTATATTTTAAGCAATATATTTGCACAATGGTCAGTTCACATACGATTGCTTGTTTTACTAATTAGAGATACAACTTCTATTTTTTCTCGAGAATTCTGTAGGCAAATAGATGGGGGAAGGCAAATTACAATCATTCTTTTTCTGTAATACTTTGGgacaatttttaaacaaatcagACCCATGCTTAAAAATGAGTTTTGTGTGATCAACCCTTGTATAGTATCTAGTTACTGTCTTCTGTTGAAGTGGTGGTTCTTTGAGAAGTAGaattattttgtaacattttttctcccagaaacagaagaatcaaatactaTTCTGTTAGGATTCTATCTAGACCTGTGACTCTTAGTATAAtaacccttttatttatttttatttttttgcaataaTGTGTGAAGTAGAGTTGCTTAGTTTTGAGCAATTTAGGGCTTTTCTTATTGGCCAGTAGGGTTATTCATTTTGCTGCTAAGTATaattttttggttaattttaaCATTATAGTGCTGGCCACTTGGTTCTATGATTACCTAAAAATCtagttttttttctctgtaggtAGATTGTATAtgcacacccacccacccacacacatgcacatgtatgttgcCATAGAGAGGTATTTCAACCCTTATTTCAAATAACAGTAGAAGATACGAAcatgaatttatattttgtaaaaatagtaTTCATCCACTTTGTTTTCCAttggaaatagttttaaaagaagGGTTCCCCTTGCTCTCTCCACTTAACAACTTcattatatacatagaaaaaacaGCGGACTTAAGGGCTTGATGTTTTTTCAGGCCTTTTGTATTCAGGTTTCCAGTTTCCCAGTGCCCTTAATGGATGTTATGAATGCATAAGcgcattttcttttaaagaaagaagttaGATTTATAGTGTTACTTCTTACTTGCTATATTTCTTTGCACTAAAAAAGaactatgtatttgttttatatgacACTTTAGTACCGAATTGCCTACAATAACTCAATTTGCTTCTTAATTTCCAAACTCTGGGAAGTTGATAAATAACTTCCATGATCACTTGTAAAAGTTACATgcacatctgaaaaaaaatcacaaatctcTATGACAGTAGCTTGTGTTTTGAGCTTGTTACCTTGCAGTATTCTTCTCTGTTCCATAGATGAAAACAAAGGGTGACAGAGATTATCAGAGAGGAAATGCCTAAATAGATACATCTCTGCATGGTACAATTTCTCATATTCATGTATTCCATAGACAGTGTTTTTTCTCTGTCTAAGCAGACTGTTGTTTCTTCTGAGTCAGTGATatgtgatctttgttggtttcatTTTGTGAAGCTCAGTCTGGCTCTGTAACATACTTTAGGATTTGCACCTTGTGCTCCCCAGGAATTATGTTAGTGTCTTTATCTATGCTGTCTTCAAGGATGGACAGAGgcctaaacaacaacaacaaaaaatcagaaaaaagaaaacaaccaaaaaacttAGATTTCAGTAATCATCCGTAGGAACGCATACCATCAGTCTCTTTTCTCTGTGAATAATATCTTGTGTAAGTTGTCATAAAAAATCAATGTTAGAAGATGACAATTAGAATTCTTCTTAGGTATTGAGGGTAAGAAGTTGTAAAGAAAGAGAATTCGTGTTTCAATTAAAAGATTGGATTGCATATACCTTTGAAGTGGTTTTGTAAAAAAAAGTTCAGTTACCAAACTGAGTGTGCCCTGTAATCCTTTTGAGTACACTGAAGATACTTTGAAAATACTTTGTTGGTCTTGACTTTGTACATCATGTCCTGCAACTTGTAAATATGTGCATGTTGTTTATGTTTGTCTGCCTGTCTCTTATTGTACTAAATTCTGCAAGGTGAATAATTCTTTATaccatttatttggaaaatgttccTCCTCCAACTCTTCCTCACTATTCACCTTTTAATTAGTTGGTAAActtagaaaaccaattaggattTTTGAAGCTCTGAGTTTAAAAGAAGAATCGTGGCTACTTGACATTATCCTTACGTCCCCTTGACTTAAAAAGCTAACAAGAAGCATGAGATCTTCCGCCTCCTTTTAGAAAGCTTTTCTACAGAACTATATGCTTGATTATAGCTACCTATTGACAGTTAGGACAGGAGAAAGGGAGATATGTATGTCTGGTTACATCTTCCTTCACTCTTAAATTGGCTGGGACAGCAAGCAACAACAGTTTGAGGTTCAGTGACCTACGTAAAATGAGTCTCGTTGGTGTCAGGGGACGCATGTAACTGTGTGACATGGTATTTTCTACAGAGAGGACTAGGAAGGGTGGTTTTGGAACCTAACCTACTTTATGTCCTCATTGTCAGAACTTAGGTTGGAAATGCTCTCTAAAGAAATTGGTGAGGAATATTCTAGGACAATAGAGCTGCTTTAGAAAGAAATTGAGACATGTTTTGTCAGGACAGATAAAAGTTTAATGCAGGTTTTTGaacagatgttttaaaaaaatccaaccttaccaactattttttttcttctagccaAATCATTGTACAGGAGTTTCATATATGATaaaaagtgttttgttgttgtttttgctttcttggcAGGGGAGAACCCCTACCATTTTGAGCTGTTACTGTCACTCTAGCTGAATGGACAAATAGCTGTGTAAATAGCTTCTCATAAACCATTTCTACTGATAGCTGTTTgactttttcttcccattacgAATGGGAGGAACATTTGTAAACTTCCTTTTCTGGGTAGCTACCAAAAAACGTACTGGCTAATGGTCCCATGTGACCTTGTCTCCGTTAAGCCCAGAATCTGAGTGCCTTTAGCAAGTATTAGCATTTCACCGAGAGAAGAGGTGACAGAATTATTGCTGTTAATCACTATTCATAAATAGGAGCTTGGAATAACAAAGGTCTGTGTGAATTCtgttctatatctttttttttccctttcttaatgCAATCTCAATTTGATATCAAGTAAAACTATTGTCATTATTATCAGAAACCATGCATTCTGAAAATGAATCCAGTTGTCCCAAGCTGGCAGCAGACATAGATCATTTTTCACCTTGATCTGTGTTGCATTTGTACTCGGTGAATGGCAGTGTGGTCGATTGGAAGAACTTGACACTGATGTTTGGAAAAATTCTTTATTCTAGTGGTCATTTTCAAACTTGTCTTTTCTGTAGAGAGGGGAAAATTATGTATTTGCAACTAAAGCATATGAAGAGACTGGCACAATAATTATTAGTTGTGTTAGTTCATTTCTGTATTAAATGAAGTATCTTCACAAATCAGGTTTGAGgccattaaaagcaaaaatttccctagtttaattaatttaaaattctacatTGCCTGAATACTTAGAATCTGTGAAACACATTGCTAGACTAATTTTATTACAGAAATGTTAACATGTTCCTCAACATTTTCTCAAGAAAATTTTCCGACATATATCAAAGTTGAAAA from Piliocolobus tephrosceles isolate RC106 chromosome 2, ASM277652v3, whole genome shotgun sequence encodes:
- the ZMAT3 gene encoding zinc finger matrin-type protein 3 isoform X1, translated to MILLQHAVLPPPKQPSPSPPMSVATRSTGTLQLPPQKPFGQEASLPLAGEEELSKEGEQDCALEELCKPLYCKLCNVTLNSAQQAQAHYQGKNHGKKLRNYYAANSCPPPARMSNMVEPAATPVVPVPPQMGSFKPGGRVILATENDYCKLCDASFSSPAVAQAHYQGKNHAKRLRLAEAQSNSFLESSELGQRRARKEGNEFKMMPNRRNMYTVQNNSAGPYFNPRSRQRIPRDLAMCVTPSGQFYCSMCNVGAGEEMEFRQHLESKQHKSKVSEQRYRNEMENLGYV
- the ZMAT3 gene encoding zinc finger matrin-type protein 3 isoform X2, which codes for MILLQHAVLPPPKQPSPSPPMSVATRSTGTLQLPPQKPFGQEASLPLAGEEELSKEGEQDCALEELCKPLYCKLCNVTLNSAQQAQAHYQGKNHGKKLRNYYAANSCPPPARMSNMVEPAATPVVPVPPQMGSFKPGGRVILATENDYCKLCDASFSSPAVAQAHYQGKNHAKRLRLAEAQSNSFLESSELGQRRARKEGNEFKMMPNRRNMYTVQNNSGPYFNPRSRQRIPRDLAMCVTPSGQFYCSMCNVGAGEEMEFRQHLESKQHKSKVSEQRYRNEMENLGYV